A window of the Streptomyces luomodiensis genome harbors these coding sequences:
- a CDS encoding ketopantoate reductase family protein, whose protein sequence is MKLLVYGAGVCGSLFAARMHEAGHDVSLLARGERLTALRRQGVQLAEEDGPAVKRVPVPVIEHPDGGYDLITVFVRTHQVDAVLESLAGVQGDVLFLLNWAAGPKTLGAVIGHERVLLGFPATGGTMDGDVVRYRRSNFITRRVAMPIGEPDGRTTPRLERIVQTFRTAGINAKAEPRMAAWLRTHAAFEVPLGQAVHAAGGPAVLADAPDAVRGMLHLMRQNLAAMETPPVPRAFAALRALPQGLLVAVLRRFLKSPTAVHSGLNDPSPATAAELQRLAEQLRAPAGAR, encoded by the coding sequence ATGAAGCTGCTCGTGTACGGCGCCGGGGTTTGCGGCAGCCTGTTCGCCGCCCGCATGCACGAGGCCGGCCACGACGTCTCGCTCCTCGCCCGGGGCGAGCGCCTGACCGCCCTGCGCCGGCAGGGAGTGCAGCTCGCCGAGGAAGACGGCCCAGCTGTCAAGCGGGTGCCGGTACCGGTGATCGAGCACCCCGACGGCGGATACGACCTGATCACCGTCTTCGTCCGCACCCACCAGGTGGATGCGGTGCTGGAATCACTCGCTGGTGTCCAAGGTGACGTGCTGTTCCTGCTCAACTGGGCAGCCGGCCCAAAGACGCTGGGTGCGGTGATCGGCCACGAGCGGGTGCTGCTCGGCTTCCCCGCGACTGGCGGCACGATGGACGGCGACGTGGTCCGCTACCGCAGGAGCAATTTCATCACCCGCCGGGTCGCGATGCCGATCGGCGAGCCCGACGGCCGTACCACCCCGCGACTGGAACGGATCGTGCAGACGTTCCGTACCGCCGGGATCAACGCCAAGGCCGAGCCGCGGATGGCTGCCTGGCTCAGGACGCACGCCGCGTTCGAGGTCCCGCTCGGGCAGGCGGTACACGCGGCGGGCGGCCCGGCAGTGCTGGCCGACGCCCCGGACGCGGTCCGCGGCATGCTCCACCTCATGCGGCAGAACCTCGCCGCGATGGAGACGCCGCCGGTACCTCGCGCGTTCGCCGCGTTGCGGGCTCTGCCGCAAGGGCTCCTGGTGGCCGTGCTCCGCCGCTTCCTGAAGAGCCCGACCGCCGTGCACAGCGGACTCAACGACCCCTCGCCCGCCACGGCAGCCGAACTCCAGCGGCTGGCCGAACAGCTCCGAGCCCCTGCGGGAGCCCGCTAA
- a CDS encoding TetR/AcrR family transcriptional regulator, giving the protein MATPDTRTQILDAAEHLFAEHGYRGTSVRAITKLAGANLAAVGYHFGSKAELMAAVARRVIEPINAAQCAGLDTLLARTPDPSVSELVEAFAGPLFDGMPAGDEGGARTSRLIVTILSDPAEEARNWTGPAEDSVRERYLAAFARVLPGLSPEELRFRMRGILAVTAVDRLEVHQQPSPGCVSPVAGEAARRWAITFLTAAMSAPPTRT; this is encoded by the coding sequence GTGGCGACCCCAGACACCCGCACCCAGATCCTCGACGCGGCCGAGCACCTCTTTGCCGAGCACGGATACCGCGGCACCTCGGTCCGCGCGATCACCAAACTCGCCGGAGCGAACCTGGCCGCCGTCGGCTACCACTTCGGCTCGAAGGCGGAGCTGATGGCCGCCGTCGCCCGCCGCGTGATCGAGCCCATCAACGCTGCCCAGTGCGCCGGGCTCGACACATTGCTCGCCCGGACCCCCGACCCATCGGTCAGCGAACTGGTGGAGGCATTCGCGGGGCCGCTGTTCGACGGGATGCCGGCCGGCGACGAGGGCGGCGCCCGGACGTCCCGGCTGATCGTGACGATCCTCAGCGACCCGGCCGAGGAGGCACGCAACTGGACCGGCCCGGCCGAGGACTCGGTCCGCGAGCGCTACCTCGCAGCCTTCGCGCGCGTACTGCCCGGCCTTTCCCCGGAGGAACTGCGGTTCCGGATGCGGGGGATCCTTGCCGTGACGGCCGTCGACCGCCTCGAGGTCCACCAGCAGCCCTCCCCTGGCTGTGTGTCCCCGGTAGCGGGCGAGGCGGCCCGGCGATGGGCGATCACGTTCCTGACGGCAGCGATGAGTGCGCCACCGACCCGGACCTGA
- a CDS encoding alpha/beta fold hydrolase, protein MTDTSTHQHSEAAGPVHVTVWEDGGAGLPSVVLVHGILTWGDDEQYGFAAQRPLADRHRLLVMDRRGYGRSPDIAHSDWSVDAEDIVGLLGTGAHLVGHAYGGVSAMAAAVRRPDLVHSLTLIQPGALRPAERHPTVAEALARARAATAALPADLTPQEFLSAATASVGMATPEPTPARLRAAAASMAERPCWDADIPLGPLAEAPFPKLMISGDWDGAPEQYRRYAGEPLIACADYVAAAIGADHLIVPGYYPHTQQPERVNAALRELWDHAERT, encoded by the coding sequence ATGACCGACACATCCACCCATCAGCACTCGGAGGCAGCCGGACCGGTGCACGTCACCGTGTGGGAGGACGGTGGAGCGGGCCTCCCCTCCGTCGTCCTGGTCCACGGGATCCTCACCTGGGGTGACGACGAGCAATACGGCTTCGCGGCGCAGCGCCCGCTGGCCGACCGGCACCGGCTGCTGGTGATGGACCGCAGAGGTTATGGACGCAGCCCGGACATCGCGCACAGCGACTGGTCGGTCGATGCCGAGGACATCGTCGGGCTCCTCGGTACCGGGGCTCATCTGGTCGGGCACGCGTATGGCGGGGTCAGCGCGATGGCCGCCGCCGTACGCCGTCCCGACCTGGTCCACTCGCTCACCCTGATCCAGCCCGGCGCGCTGCGGCCCGCCGAACGTCACCCGACCGTCGCCGAGGCGCTGGCGCGTGCCCGCGCGGCCACCGCTGCGCTGCCCGCCGACCTCACGCCCCAGGAGTTCCTGAGTGCGGCTACCGCATCGGTCGGCATGGCGACACCGGAGCCGACGCCGGCGCGGCTGCGCGCCGCGGCCGCCTCGATGGCCGAACGCCCCTGCTGGGACGCGGACATCCCACTCGGACCGCTGGCCGAGGCACCCTTCCCGAAGCTGATGATCTCCGGTGACTGGGACGGAGCGCCCGAGCAGTACCGAAGGTACGCCGGTGAGCCGCTGATCGCCTGCGCAGACTACGTCGCGGCGGCGATCGGCGCCGACCACCTGATCGTCCCCGGCTACTACCCCCACACGCAGCAGCCCGAACGAGTCAATGCCGCACTGCGGGAGTTATGGGACCACGCCGAGCGAACGTGA
- a CDS encoding YncE family protein: protein MAPEHRGSTRMMLSLAAAVALAVTGSTAVSASAQAKAAGLREVMFVGNNWDGTADVIKSTGDMARIGRINVIPDKDQRLTEIYLNPIKLAFFLGIRLGPGEGHDQFVDDMYSTPDGSAIVVSRPSFADVVSIDVTTGNINWRFPVSGFRADHMAVSPDGKRVAVSASTSNTVHVLDIETGKELGSFSAGDKPHENVFTDGGTYLWNMSIGEVNTALDDPSMDWTKGDRHITVVDANTYRQVKVIDMRERLDAFGRKDLSDAVRPVAFTPDESKLYFQVSFFNGFLEYDVAKDKITRSKTLPKNPETSEDRTTWVNDSRHHGLSMSPDGKKLCVAGTMDDYATVVDRESLQEGPLVPASKPYWATVSGDGTACVVSESGADRVTAIDFATGEKTASVSVGDHPQRVRIGHVAADWTGPSAS from the coding sequence ATGGCTCCCGAGCACCGTGGCTCCACCCGAATGATGCTCTCCCTCGCCGCGGCCGTGGCGCTGGCCGTGACCGGTTCCACGGCGGTGAGCGCCTCCGCGCAGGCGAAGGCGGCCGGCCTGCGGGAGGTGATGTTCGTGGGCAACAACTGGGACGGCACCGCCGACGTCATCAAATCCACCGGCGACATGGCCAGGATCGGCCGGATCAACGTCATACCGGACAAGGACCAACGGCTCACCGAGATCTACCTCAACCCCATCAAGCTCGCCTTCTTCCTGGGGATCCGGCTGGGGCCGGGTGAAGGGCACGACCAGTTCGTGGACGACATGTACTCGACCCCGGACGGCTCCGCCATCGTCGTCTCCCGGCCCAGCTTCGCCGACGTGGTCTCGATCGACGTCACGACGGGCAACATCAACTGGCGCTTCCCCGTGTCGGGTTTCCGCGCGGACCACATGGCCGTGTCCCCCGACGGCAAACGCGTCGCGGTGTCGGCTTCGACATCGAACACGGTGCATGTCCTCGACATCGAGACGGGTAAGGAGCTCGGTTCGTTCTCCGCCGGTGACAAGCCCCATGAGAACGTCTTCACCGACGGCGGCACGTATCTCTGGAACATGTCGATCGGCGAGGTCAACACCGCCCTGGACGATCCGTCGATGGACTGGACGAAGGGCGACCGGCACATCACCGTGGTCGACGCGAACACGTATCGGCAGGTCAAGGTCATCGATATGCGCGAACGGCTCGACGCCTTCGGCCGCAAGGACCTGTCCGATGCCGTCCGGCCCGTCGCCTTCACCCCCGATGAGTCCAAGCTCTACTTCCAGGTCTCCTTCTTCAACGGGTTCCTGGAGTACGACGTGGCCAAGGACAAGATCACCCGCTCGAAGACCCTCCCGAAGAACCCTGAGACCAGCGAGGACCGCACCACCTGGGTCAACGACTCCCGCCACCACGGCCTGTCGATGAGCCCCGACGGCAAGAAGCTGTGCGTGGCCGGGACGATGGACGACTACGCGACCGTCGTGGACCGGGAATCACTCCAGGAAGGGCCCCTGGTGCCGGCCTCGAAGCCGTACTGGGCGACGGTGAGCGGCGACGGCACCGCGTGCGTCGTCTCCGAGAGCGGTGCCGACCGGGTCACCGCAATCGATTTCGCGACGGGCGAGAAGACCGCGTCCGTGTCGGTCGGCGACCATCCGCAGCGGGTGCGCATCGGCCATGTGGCCGCCGACTGGACCGGACCGTCGGCCTCGTAG
- a CDS encoding helix-turn-helix domain-containing protein, which translates to MSLSEGSVRSMLATNLRRARSERGLSLSELSRRSKIGKATLSQLESGTGNPTIETVFSLSRVLEVPISDLLDARPAGELTVVRAADVEVLSGEGVDLRPLQRIESGDAVVELFDQQVRAGRRQESLGHVGTEHTIVQAGRLGVRVEGHEVELGPGDYVRFDASRPHSYLALDGDVRSVLLLQYRAEQRLHLSDPALGGGPCGSER; encoded by the coding sequence GTGAGCCTTTCCGAGGGGTCGGTCCGGAGCATGCTGGCCACGAATCTGCGGCGGGCCAGATCCGAGCGAGGGCTGTCCCTCTCCGAGCTGTCCCGGCGGTCGAAGATCGGCAAGGCGACGTTGTCGCAACTGGAGTCCGGGACCGGCAACCCGACCATCGAGACGGTGTTCAGCCTGTCGCGGGTGCTGGAGGTGCCGATCTCCGATCTGTTGGACGCCCGGCCCGCCGGGGAACTGACCGTCGTGCGCGCCGCGGACGTGGAGGTGCTCAGCGGCGAGGGGGTCGATCTGCGCCCGCTGCAGCGGATCGAGTCGGGCGATGCGGTTGTCGAGCTCTTCGACCAGCAGGTCCGGGCCGGGCGCCGGCAGGAGTCGCTCGGTCATGTGGGGACCGAGCACACCATCGTTCAGGCCGGCCGGCTCGGTGTGCGGGTGGAGGGCCACGAGGTGGAGCTGGGGCCGGGCGACTACGTGCGCTTCGACGCCTCTCGCCCGCACTCCTACCTGGCCCTCGACGGCGACGTGCGCTCGGTCCTGCTGCTGCAGTACCGGGCGGAGCAGCGGCTCCACCTGTCCGACCCGGCGCTCGGCGGCGGCCCCTGCGGCTCGGAGCGATAG
- a CDS encoding NAD(P)/FAD-dependent oxidoreductase — protein sequence MYGTRTRVAVLGAGIVGCACARELALAGLDVTVVDRGAAASATTAHGEGNVLVSDKGPGPELELAQLSRRLWPQVLQAVAARSTHAAQAVEWEPKGGIVVATTDAGARELTRFAADQRAAGVHSEVLDADALAEAEPYVTREYTAALHYPKDAQVQPAAAAAALLTEALAAGATLRTGCEALSAVTRGDRITGVRTSTGLLEADWFVNAAGPWSGELSTRLGAPVDVRPRRGDVLVTTPLPPTVFHKVYDADYVGAVGSSAEELQTSAVVESTRGGSVLIGSSRRRVGFDDRLRPEVLSAIAAKALRLFPALAGVPVMRAYGGFRPYVPDHLPVIGADPRLAGLWHVGGHEGAGIGLSVGSALLLRELLLDQPTDMDATPFRVDRPAILGGSTGTAREETV from the coding sequence ATGTACGGAACGCGAACGCGGGTGGCGGTGCTGGGCGCCGGGATCGTCGGCTGCGCCTGCGCTCGCGAGCTCGCCCTGGCGGGCCTCGACGTCACCGTCGTCGACCGGGGCGCAGCCGCGTCGGCGACGACGGCGCACGGCGAGGGCAACGTACTCGTCTCCGACAAGGGCCCAGGACCCGAGCTGGAACTCGCCCAGCTCTCCAGGCGGCTGTGGCCGCAGGTGCTCCAGGCCGTCGCGGCGCGGTCCACGCATGCGGCCCAGGCGGTGGAGTGGGAGCCCAAGGGCGGCATCGTCGTCGCCACCACCGACGCCGGCGCCCGTGAACTGACCCGCTTCGCCGCCGATCAGCGCGCGGCGGGGGTGCACAGCGAAGTCCTCGATGCCGACGCGCTCGCCGAGGCCGAGCCGTACGTCACCCGTGAGTACACCGCCGCCCTGCACTACCCCAAGGACGCCCAGGTGCAGCCGGCCGCCGCGGCCGCCGCCCTGCTCACAGAAGCACTCGCGGCGGGCGCCACCCTGCGCACGGGCTGCGAGGCGCTCTCCGCGGTCACCCGCGGCGACCGGATCACCGGCGTCCGCACCTCGACCGGCCTGCTGGAGGCCGACTGGTTCGTCAACGCCGCAGGTCCCTGGTCCGGCGAGCTGTCCACCCGGCTCGGCGCACCCGTGGACGTCCGGCCCCGGCGCGGTGATGTGCTGGTGACCACGCCGCTGCCGCCGACGGTCTTCCACAAGGTCTACGACGCCGACTACGTCGGAGCGGTCGGCAGCAGCGCCGAGGAGTTGCAGACCTCGGCGGTGGTGGAGTCCACCCGCGGCGGCAGCGTCCTCATCGGCTCCTCGCGCCGCCGGGTCGGCTTCGACGACCGGCTGCGCCCGGAGGTGCTGTCGGCCATCGCCGCCAAGGCGCTGCGCCTGTTCCCGGCACTGGCCGGGGTGCCGGTGATGCGGGCCTACGGCGGATTCCGCCCCTACGTCCCCGACCATCTCCCGGTCATCGGCGCCGACCCCCGGCTTGCCGGCCTCTGGCACGTCGGCGGGCACGAGGGCGCCGGAATCGGCCTGTCGGTGGGCAGCGCGCTGCTGCTGCGCGAGCTGCTGCTCGACCAGCCGACCGACATGGACGCCACCCCGTTCCGTGTGGACCGCCCGGCCATACTGGGCGGCAGCACGGGCACCGCACGTGAGGAGACGGTATGA
- a CDS encoding (2Fe-2S)-binding protein encodes MSPRRVRAEADAVGRQEGPLRIIVDGEPVDGIAGQTIAGVLLAADRLSWRRQRSGAPRGVFCGIGVCFDCLVTVGEDRDVRSCRRRARDGDVVTTQTRQAEPGQGREAQALRTREPETGP; translated from the coding sequence ATGAGTCCCAGACGTGTCCGCGCCGAGGCCGACGCCGTCGGACGGCAGGAGGGGCCACTGCGGATCATCGTCGACGGTGAGCCCGTCGACGGCATCGCGGGCCAGACCATTGCGGGCGTCCTGCTCGCCGCCGACCGGCTGTCCTGGCGCCGGCAACGTTCCGGCGCGCCCCGAGGAGTGTTCTGCGGCATCGGCGTCTGCTTCGACTGCCTCGTGACCGTGGGAGAGGACCGCGACGTACGGTCCTGCCGTCGCCGGGCCCGCGACGGCGACGTGGTGACCACCCAGACCCGACAGGCCGAACCCGGCCAGGGCCGGGAGGCGCAGGCGCTCCGGACCCGGGAGCCCGAGACCGGTCCATGA
- a CDS encoding FAD-dependent oxidoreductase, giving the protein MTHRHVAVIGAGPAGLAAAEAALSAGARVTLIDSADQPGGQYHRMLPDAYHAARPERLQHGWRAFDRRRRRVLAHPRCTWWPDTSVWALERPDTEEPGVPRVHVLRGPADGGRRRRLTLDADALVLAVGAHDRVLPFPGWELPGVFAAGAAQALAKGERVVVGDHVVVAGTGPFLLPVAASLLEAGSRVLEVLEANTVGTLARGWSRRPWELAAQAGKAGELAEYAALLIRHRVPFRAGRTVVEARGDGRVEEVVTARLHADWSVVPGTERTLAVDAVCATHGFSPQLELPLAAGCALRRTPSGEFVAVDDDQHTSCPGVYAAGEITGVAGAPAARSEGALAGWLAGGGDPAAPSLRPLRRGRDHGRAFAERLATAHPIGEAWPGWLRPETVICRCEEADYASLCRAAGNEASAGTRVTKLETRAGLGPCQGRVCGPTVAELTARLTGRPAERPVEGLPAAGPHLRPIAQPIRLGELAAAPEPSPDNPTPQAG; this is encoded by the coding sequence ATGACGCATCGTCATGTCGCGGTGATCGGAGCGGGACCCGCGGGCCTCGCCGCGGCGGAGGCCGCGCTGAGCGCCGGCGCCCGGGTGACGTTGATCGACTCGGCCGACCAGCCCGGGGGCCAGTACCACCGCATGCTGCCCGACGCCTACCACGCCGCCCGGCCCGAGCGGCTCCAGCACGGCTGGCGGGCCTTCGACCGGCGCCGCCGCCGGGTGCTCGCGCACCCGCGGTGCACTTGGTGGCCCGACACCTCGGTCTGGGCGCTGGAACGCCCGGACACCGAAGAGCCCGGAGTCCCGCGGGTGCACGTGCTGCGCGGCCCGGCCGACGGCGGCCGGCGGCGCCGCCTGACGCTCGACGCCGACGCGCTGGTGCTCGCCGTGGGCGCCCACGACCGCGTGTTGCCGTTCCCCGGCTGGGAACTGCCCGGCGTCTTCGCCGCCGGCGCGGCACAGGCGCTCGCCAAGGGCGAGCGGGTCGTGGTCGGTGACCACGTCGTGGTCGCCGGTACGGGACCGTTTCTGCTGCCGGTGGCCGCCTCACTGCTGGAGGCCGGCTCCCGGGTCCTGGAAGTGCTGGAGGCCAACACGGTGGGCACCCTGGCCCGCGGCTGGTCGCGACGGCCCTGGGAGCTGGCGGCCCAAGCCGGCAAGGCCGGAGAACTCGCCGAATACGCCGCCCTGTTGATCCGCCACCGCGTCCCCTTCCGGGCCGGCCGTACCGTCGTCGAGGCGCGCGGCGACGGCCGGGTCGAGGAGGTCGTCACCGCCCGGCTGCACGCCGACTGGTCGGTGGTGCCGGGCACCGAGCGCACGCTCGCGGTCGACGCGGTGTGCGCCACGCACGGCTTCAGCCCGCAACTGGAGCTGCCCCTGGCCGCGGGCTGTGCGCTGCGCCGCACACCGAGCGGTGAGTTCGTGGCCGTGGACGACGACCAGCACACCAGCTGTCCGGGCGTCTACGCGGCCGGTGAGATCACCGGTGTCGCGGGCGCCCCGGCCGCACGGTCGGAGGGCGCGCTCGCCGGCTGGCTCGCCGGCGGCGGCGACCCGGCCGCGCCCAGCCTGCGCCCGTTGCGCCGCGGCCGGGACCATGGCCGGGCCTTCGCCGAACGGCTGGCCACGGCGCACCCGATCGGCGAGGCCTGGCCCGGATGGCTGCGCCCGGAGACGGTCATCTGCCGCTGCGAGGAGGCCGACTACGCCTCGCTGTGCAGGGCCGCCGGCAACGAGGCCAGCGCAGGCACACGTGTCACCAAGCTGGAGACACGCGCCGGTCTCGGCCCCTGCCAGGGACGTGTCTGCGGCCCCACGGTCGCCGAACTCACCGCCCGGCTGACCGGCCGGCCCGCCGAGCGGCCGGTCGAGGGCCTGCCTGCGGCCGGGCCTCACCTCCGCCCGATCGCCCAGCCCATCCGGCTCGGCGAACTCGCCGCCGCCCCCGAACCATCCCCCGACAACCCCACCCCTCAAGCCGGTTGA
- a CDS encoding dihydrodipicolinate synthase family protein produces the protein MSPTKKHHPSLGGVVVATALPYYEDASAPAGLAVDYDRYAEHCRWLVDNGCHGVGPNGSLGEYSSLTDAERRTVARTAVEAVGDSGTVVVGVHGVGSHQARHWAEAAAEDGADGVLCLPPTMYRANRGEVLAHFEAVASVGLPVMVYNNPIDTKVDLTPGLLAEIAQIDNVVAVKEFSGDVRRVLEIKEQAPDIEVISGADDVVLESLLMGATGWFAGFPNVFPAESARLFDLATAGKLEEARALYEPLVAAFRWDSRTEFVQAIKLGMEQVGRFGGPCRPPRGPLTPQMREQVQADMARAIASLEQPAA, from the coding sequence ATGAGCCCCACCAAGAAGCACCATCCCTCTCTCGGCGGCGTCGTGGTCGCCACCGCCCTGCCGTACTACGAGGACGCCTCCGCCCCGGCCGGCCTGGCCGTGGACTACGACCGCTACGCCGAGCACTGCCGGTGGCTGGTGGACAACGGCTGTCACGGCGTCGGCCCGAACGGCTCGCTGGGGGAGTACTCGTCGCTGACCGACGCCGAGCGCCGCACCGTGGCCCGCACCGCGGTCGAGGCGGTGGGTGACTCGGGCACGGTGGTCGTCGGTGTGCACGGGGTCGGCTCGCACCAGGCCCGGCACTGGGCCGAGGCCGCGGCCGAGGACGGCGCCGACGGTGTGCTGTGCCTGCCGCCGACCATGTACCGTGCCAACCGCGGTGAAGTCCTCGCACATTTCGAGGCCGTGGCGTCCGTCGGCCTGCCGGTGATGGTCTACAACAACCCCATCGACACCAAGGTCGACCTGACCCCGGGCCTGCTCGCCGAGATCGCGCAGATCGACAACGTGGTCGCGGTGAAGGAGTTCTCCGGCGACGTGCGGCGGGTGCTGGAGATCAAGGAGCAGGCGCCCGACATCGAGGTGATCAGCGGCGCCGACGACGTCGTGCTGGAGAGTCTGCTGATGGGAGCCACCGGCTGGTTCGCCGGCTTCCCGAACGTCTTCCCCGCGGAGTCGGCCCGCCTGTTCGACCTGGCCACCGCGGGCAAGCTGGAGGAGGCCCGTGCGCTGTACGAGCCGCTGGTCGCGGCGTTCCGCTGGGACTCGCGCACCGAGTTCGTCCAGGCCATCAAGCTCGGCATGGAGCAGGTCGGCCGGTTCGGCGGGCCCTGCCGGCCGCCGCGCGGACCGCTGACGCCACAGATGCGTGAGCAGGTCCAGGCGGACATGGCCCGCGCCATCGCCTCCCTCGAACAGCCGGCCGCCTGA
- a CDS encoding proline racemase family protein, with translation MRSVRTISAVDSHTEGMPTRVVTGGVGLIPGDTMAERRRHAVENLDELRRFLVDEPRGHSAMSGAILQPPTRPDADWGVLYIEVSGFLPMCGHGTIGVATVLVETGMVTVTEPETTVRLDTPAGLVEARVTVRGGRAEKVTLRNVDAFALELDAAVRVPGLGSVRYDMAYGGNFYAVVELDRIGLPFDRARKEEILAAGLSIMQAVNEQNRPLHPADPLIGGCKHVQFLAPDSTAQHSRNAMAIHPGWFDRSPCGTGTSARMAQLHARGELPLHTDFVNESFIGTRFTGRLVGTAEVGGLAAVVPEFSGRAWITGTANYLLDPNDPFPHGFVL, from the coding sequence ATGCGCTCCGTCCGTACGATCAGCGCGGTCGACTCGCACACCGAGGGCATGCCCACCCGCGTTGTCACCGGCGGCGTCGGGCTGATCCCCGGGGACACCATGGCCGAGCGGCGCCGCCACGCCGTGGAGAACCTGGACGAATTGCGCCGGTTCCTGGTCGACGAGCCGCGCGGCCACTCGGCGATGAGCGGCGCGATCCTCCAGCCGCCGACCCGCCCGGACGCCGACTGGGGCGTGCTCTACATCGAGGTCAGTGGGTTCCTTCCGATGTGCGGGCACGGCACCATCGGCGTGGCCACCGTCCTGGTGGAGACCGGGATGGTGACGGTCACCGAACCGGAGACCACCGTACGGCTCGACACGCCGGCCGGGCTGGTCGAGGCGCGGGTGACCGTCCGCGGCGGCCGCGCCGAAAAGGTCACCCTGCGCAACGTGGACGCCTTCGCGCTCGAATTGGACGCCGCGGTGCGAGTGCCGGGGCTCGGGAGCGTCCGCTACGACATGGCGTACGGCGGCAACTTCTACGCTGTCGTCGAACTTGACCGGATCGGCCTGCCCTTCGACCGGGCGCGCAAGGAGGAGATCCTCGCCGCCGGACTGTCGATCATGCAGGCGGTCAACGAGCAGAACCGGCCGCTGCACCCGGCCGACCCGCTCATCGGCGGCTGCAAGCACGTGCAGTTCCTGGCCCCGGACTCCACCGCCCAGCACTCGCGCAACGCCATGGCCATCCATCCGGGCTGGTTCGACCGCTCACCGTGCGGCACCGGCACCTCGGCGCGGATGGCGCAGCTGCACGCGCGCGGTGAACTGCCGCTGCACACCGACTTCGTCAACGAGTCGTTCATCGGAACCCGCTTCACCGGCCGCCTGGTCGGCACGGCCGAGGTGGGCGGACTGGCCGCGGTCGTCCCCGAGTTCTCCGGACGGGCCTGGATCACCGGCACCGCGAACTACCTGCTCGACCCGAACGACCCCTTCCCGCACGGATTCGTGCTCTAA